From the genome of Sphingobacterium kitahiroshimense, one region includes:
- a CDS encoding helix-turn-helix domain-containing protein, which produces MEKTQSIEDFYKTKLNWVPDNIRKEIGHFNVFRLDDFVGSHAKPVPYSRKDYYKISLIIGKNKIYYADKEIEIKKQALLFANPQIPYNWESLDDQQSGFFCVFTPSFFHHFGNLRNYEVFQPNGTPIFELNDEQNENIKHIYLSMFEEIDSDYVHKYDALRNLVFEILHQTLKMQPAKKIEKQEISASHRIAILFLELLERQFPIEDARQRVHFRSASDFAGQLAVHVNHLSRAVKETTHKTPTQIIAERLLQEAKVLLIQTDWNVSEIAFALGFTEVTHFNNFFKKHLAINPTQFRNVRIS; this is translated from the coding sequence ATGGAAAAGACACAATCAATCGAAGATTTTTATAAAACCAAACTCAATTGGGTACCTGACAATATCCGAAAAGAGATTGGCCATTTCAATGTATTCAGGCTTGATGATTTTGTTGGCAGCCATGCTAAACCAGTTCCATACAGCAGAAAAGACTATTATAAAATCAGCTTGATTATTGGTAAAAACAAAATTTATTATGCCGATAAGGAAATCGAGATAAAAAAACAGGCACTATTATTTGCCAATCCCCAGATTCCCTATAATTGGGAGTCTCTCGATGACCAGCAGTCTGGTTTTTTCTGTGTATTTACACCTTCATTTTTTCATCATTTTGGAAATTTAAGAAATTACGAAGTTTTCCAGCCCAATGGAACCCCTATTTTTGAACTTAACGACGAACAAAACGAAAACATAAAACATATTTACCTGAGTATGTTCGAAGAAATCGATTCCGATTATGTGCACAAGTACGATGCATTGCGAAATCTGGTATTTGAAATTTTGCATCAGACCTTAAAAATGCAACCCGCAAAAAAGATTGAAAAGCAGGAGATCAGTGCCTCACACCGTATTGCTATTTTATTTTTAGAATTACTGGAAAGGCAATTTCCCATTGAAGATGCAAGACAAAGAGTTCACTTCCGTTCCGCATCAGATTTTGCAGGTCAATTGGCTGTACATGTCAATCATTTGAGTAGAGCAGTAAAAGAAACCACACATAAAACGCCAACTCAAATCATTGCCGAACGATTGCTCCAAGAGGCTAAAGTTCTTTTAATCCAAACCGATTGGAACGTTTCTGAAATTGCATTTGCATTAGGCTTTACCGAGGTGACCCATTTCAATAATTTTTTCAAAAAACACTTAGCTATTAATCCGACTCAATTTCGAAATGTTAGAATTTCGTAA
- a CDS encoding low molecular weight phosphatase family protein, which yields MNAKLVKTISEILKLTINQGRKSTLQPLIDYIQDKVTAGSAININFICTHNSRRSHLSQVWAQIAAAHYQIPNVTCYSGGTEETALFPKIAATLENAGLEVTIISETLNPVYAFKYDKNALPMIGFSKKYDSPFNPESNFAAVMTCSQADGGCPFIPGAEKRIPITFEDPKIADHTAQEDEIYQNRSVEIASEMFYVFSQIK from the coding sequence ATGAACGCAAAACTAGTAAAGACCATTTCAGAAATACTGAAATTAACGATCAATCAAGGGCGCAAATCTACATTGCAGCCCCTGATTGATTATATCCAGGATAAAGTTACAGCTGGCTCAGCTATCAATATCAATTTCATCTGTACGCATAACTCCCGTCGAAGTCACCTCTCTCAGGTCTGGGCACAGATCGCGGCTGCACATTACCAAATACCAAACGTAACCTGTTATTCAGGAGGTACTGAAGAGACGGCACTGTTTCCTAAAATTGCCGCAACACTCGAAAATGCGGGCCTTGAGGTCACAATCATTTCCGAGACTTTAAATCCGGTTTATGCCTTCAAATACGATAAAAATGCTTTGCCTATGATTGGTTTCTCTAAGAAATACGACTCCCCTTTCAATCCTGAATCCAACTTTGCAGCAGTCATGACCTGTTCACAGGCAGATGGCGGATGCCCTTTTATTCCAGGAGCAGAAAAACGCATACCGATTACTTTTGAAGATCCTAAAATAGCAGACCATACCGCGCAAGAGGATGAGATCTATCAGAATAGAAGCGTAGAAATTGCTTCTGAAATGTTTTACGTCTTTTCACAAATTAAATAA
- the arsB gene encoding ACR3 family arsenite efflux transporter — MQVKMKFLDRYLTLWIFLAMGLGILIGNVFPGISDVMDHLSIGATNIPLAVGLIVMMYPPLAKVNYTLLPLAFKDKKVLSLSLLLNWMVGPILMFILAVLFLRDEPDYMVGLILIGLARCIAMVIVWNDLAKGNREYAALLIALNSVFQVMFYSLFVWLFINVLPSYFGFAKYAISIEMGEVVKSVLIYLGIPFFAGFLSHRFLPKIKGENWYHRKFIPLISPFTLYALLFTIVLMFSLKGEQIIQLPMQVIKVAVPMVIYFVLMFFISFFINKSMKVAYDKNAAISFTATGNNFELAIAVAIAIFGIHSPQAFVGVIGPLIEVPVLILLVRASLWLKKKYYS; from the coding sequence ATGCAGGTAAAAATGAAATTTCTAGACCGATACCTTACCCTGTGGATCTTCCTGGCGATGGGATTAGGTATCCTAATAGGCAATGTATTCCCCGGTATTTCAGATGTAATGGATCACCTATCCATTGGTGCCACCAATATACCATTGGCAGTTGGATTAATCGTTATGATGTACCCGCCACTCGCTAAAGTAAATTACACTCTACTGCCCTTGGCATTCAAAGATAAAAAAGTACTGAGTCTATCCCTTTTACTGAATTGGATGGTAGGCCCCATCTTGATGTTTATACTGGCAGTGCTATTTTTAAGAGATGAACCCGATTATATGGTAGGGTTAATTCTAATCGGACTCGCGCGATGCATTGCGATGGTGATCGTATGGAATGACTTAGCCAAAGGAAACCGCGAATATGCCGCACTTCTAATTGCTTTAAACAGTGTATTTCAAGTGATGTTCTATAGCTTATTCGTATGGTTGTTTATCAATGTTTTGCCCTCCTATTTTGGATTTGCGAAGTATGCAATATCGATAGAGATGGGCGAAGTTGTCAAAAGTGTATTGATCTACTTAGGAATACCTTTTTTTGCGGGCTTTTTAAGTCACAGATTTCTCCCCAAAATAAAAGGTGAAAACTGGTATCATCGAAAATTCATACCCCTAATATCGCCATTTACGTTATATGCCCTGCTATTTACCATTGTGCTGATGTTCAGTTTAAAAGGCGAACAGATCATTCAATTACCCATGCAGGTTATTAAAGTGGCTGTACCAATGGTGATTTATTTTGTACTGATGTTTTTTATAAGTTTTTTCATCAATAAATCGATGAAAGTCGCCTATGATAAGAATGCAGCGATATCATTTACGGCTACCGGAAATAATTTCGAATTAGCCATTGCAGTAGCGATAGCCATCTTCGGTATACATTCCCCACAGGCATTTGTGGGCGTTATAGGACCGTTGATTGAAGTACCGGTCCTCATCCTCTTAGTACGTGCCAGTCTTTGGCTCAAAAAGAAATATTACAGTTAG
- a CDS encoding M60 family metallopeptidase, with amino-acid sequence MIKNTIKLGLIAVIALFSSCQKTIGPIETIPVDSLAISYDTIQVFNELPSGVKESKRLGQSFPASDFTATGFYVAPSGTLSIYVDQLEDGTGIPTLLIGTYSRYKDKWNPTVVPLTQGLNTIQADQYGGLLYIRYNANDNSTPSGKARVEFRAGHKPVPHYVLGKTTNAQWQVMLNTWTEAPDVLLESEETMLVASRAKALDHRLKNQEQLMQTYDEIVKAEYAISGIDGSAAQHDENIHKILMTETDNADYFMVATWYRTAYYTSTMNTLLTVTGARNDGWGPWHELGHMHQQSAWTWEELGETTVNIYSLAAERKMGAQNSRLTRDNVWTEVMDYLIIPYAEKDFNASSTSIFARLAMFQQLWLAFGDTFYQTLHKETRIEQPNVTTRAQKMRYFMLKACTISGKNLSGFFRKWGLKVDESVYTEIQNLNLPTPTEDLTTKTDDPNWENKWLVIDYTNQETGAENGRAANIIDGNANTFWHSRWSSNPETYPYFITVDMKTSKTVSGFTLTQRNGSRKVREIEIQVSQNNADWNSLGTFTLQENSVPQNIDLPSTQSFRYFKLVFKSAFDFTQNAAMAEVSVY; translated from the coding sequence ATGATAAAAAACACAATCAAATTAGGGCTGATAGCAGTCATCGCCCTCTTTTCATCCTGTCAAAAAACGATAGGCCCTATCGAAACCATCCCGGTTGATAGTTTAGCGATCAGCTACGATACCATCCAGGTTTTTAATGAACTGCCCTCGGGAGTCAAAGAATCTAAAAGACTTGGGCAATCATTTCCAGCATCAGATTTTACCGCTACCGGGTTTTACGTAGCACCAAGTGGTACATTATCCATTTATGTAGACCAGCTGGAGGACGGAACAGGTATCCCCACCTTATTAATAGGCACCTATTCACGCTATAAAGACAAATGGAATCCGACAGTTGTTCCGCTGACACAGGGCCTCAATACCATTCAGGCAGATCAGTACGGTGGTTTGTTGTATATACGGTATAATGCCAATGACAACAGCACACCTAGCGGTAAAGCACGGGTTGAATTTAGAGCAGGACATAAACCTGTTCCTCATTATGTGTTGGGAAAAACTACCAATGCACAATGGCAGGTCATGCTGAATACCTGGACCGAAGCACCCGATGTGTTATTAGAAAGCGAAGAGACCATGTTAGTCGCTTCCCGCGCAAAGGCCTTAGACCACAGACTGAAAAATCAAGAACAGCTCATGCAGACATACGATGAAATTGTCAAAGCAGAATATGCGATCAGTGGTATAGACGGTTCAGCGGCACAGCATGATGAGAATATCCATAAAATATTAATGACCGAGACCGATAATGCAGACTATTTCATGGTTGCCACCTGGTATCGGACTGCTTACTACACCTCCACAATGAATACACTACTCACAGTAACCGGTGCTAGAAATGACGGCTGGGGTCCGTGGCATGAACTGGGACATATGCATCAGCAGTCTGCCTGGACATGGGAAGAATTAGGTGAAACCACCGTTAACATTTATTCTTTGGCTGCGGAACGAAAAATGGGCGCTCAAAACTCGAGGCTGACCCGTGATAACGTATGGACAGAGGTCATGGACTATCTCATCATTCCTTATGCTGAAAAAGATTTTAATGCATCAAGTACCAGCATATTTGCGCGCTTAGCCATGTTCCAGCAACTCTGGTTAGCATTTGGAGATACTTTCTATCAAACTTTGCACAAAGAAACCAGAATAGAGCAACCTAATGTGACGACAAGAGCACAGAAGATGCGCTATTTTATGTTAAAAGCATGTACAATTTCAGGTAAAAATCTAAGCGGTTTTTTTCGCAAATGGGGACTTAAAGTCGATGAATCAGTATATACAGAAATACAGAATCTCAATTTACCTACGCCTACTGAGGATCTTACGACTAAGACCGATGATCCTAATTGGGAAAATAAGTGGCTCGTGATCGATTACACCAATCAGGAAACCGGTGCAGAAAATGGAAGGGCAGCGAATATAATTGATGGCAATGCCAATACATTCTGGCATTCACGCTGGTCCAGCAATCCCGAAACATATCCCTATTTTATTACAGTAGATATGAAAACCAGCAAAACGGTTTCCGGCTTTACGCTTACCCAAAGAAATGGTTCTCGTAAAGTAAGAGAAATTGAAATTCAGGTGAGTCAGAACAACGCAGACTGGAACAGTCTAGGAACATTTACCCTGCAGGAAAATAGTGTACCACAAAACATTGACTTACCATCAACCCAATCCTTCCGTTATTTTAAACTTGTTTTCAAATCCGCATTTGATTTCACCCAAAATGCCGCCATGGCAGAAGTATCGGTTTATTAA
- a CDS encoding ClbS/DfsB family four-helix bundle protein encodes MPVPTNKSELQLAINTNYDKLKKDLSTVPYERTAVKDMEGHGKGTLMSINDLLAYLVGWGSLVLKWNRQKDNNEEVSFPESGFKWNELGLLAQKFYDDYKDDDFHVLMDKLNHTVEAILALIAKKSNHELYETPWYDKWTCGRMIQFNTSSPYANASNRIRKWKKENGLK; translated from the coding sequence ATGCCTGTTCCAACAAATAAATCTGAGCTACAATTAGCAATAAACACGAATTACGATAAACTGAAAAAGGACTTAAGTACTGTTCCCTATGAACGGACAGCGGTGAAGGATATGGAAGGTCATGGTAAAGGCACATTGATGAGTATCAACGATCTGCTGGCTTATTTGGTGGGGTGGGGATCGCTTGTACTCAAATGGAATAGACAAAAGGATAATAACGAGGAGGTGTCTTTTCCTGAGTCGGGATTTAAATGGAATGAACTTGGTCTACTCGCACAAAAGTTTTACGACGATTATAAAGATGACGATTTTCATGTATTAATGGATAAGTTAAACCATACTGTAGAGGCGATATTAGCATTAATAGCTAAAAAGTCAAATCATGAATTATATGAAACACCTTGGTATGACAAATGGACCTGCGGAAGAATGATCCAATTCAATACTTCTTCACCTTATGCCAATGCGAGCAATCGAATTCGGAAGTGGAAGAAAGAAAATGGTTTAAAATAA
- a CDS encoding BlaI/MecI/CopY family transcriptional regulator: MEIVEFTKVEHQLMQVLWKLEKAFVKEIIQELPEPKPAYSTVSTMIRILETKGAVAYEAFGKTHRYYPLISKEEYMRFEADKFLDNYFSNSIQDMFSFFVNEKKIDLKDAEQLLKMIDKIKD; encoded by the coding sequence ATGGAAATAGTAGAATTTACCAAAGTAGAACACCAATTGATGCAGGTGCTGTGGAAATTAGAGAAAGCATTTGTTAAAGAAATCATACAGGAATTGCCTGAACCAAAACCTGCTTATAGCACCGTGTCTACGATGATCCGTATTTTGGAGACAAAAGGTGCAGTGGCTTACGAAGCTTTTGGTAAAACTCACCGTTATTATCCGTTGATTTCAAAAGAGGAGTATATGCGTTTCGAGGCCGATAAATTTTTGGACAATTACTTCTCCAATTCTATTCAGGATATGTTCTCCTTTTTTGTTAATGAAAAGAAAATTGACTTAAAGGATGCTGAACAGTTACTTAAGATGATTGATAAAATTAAAGACTAA
- a CDS encoding DUF6428 family protein has protein sequence MKLSEIKQILPTLENVEFQLEDGTFVPEHFHVTEVGQISKTFIDCGGVTRTENTVNFQLWNADDYEHRLKPGKLAHIIELSETKLNIGDHEIEVEYQSGTIGKYGLAFNGTNFVLTNKTTACLAQDACGIPNPLQVVSSNSNSCTPGSGCC, from the coding sequence ATGAAATTATCAGAAATCAAACAGATTCTTCCAACATTAGAAAATGTTGAATTCCAATTAGAAGATGGAACATTTGTACCAGAGCATTTCCACGTAACCGAAGTCGGTCAGATTAGTAAAACTTTTATTGACTGCGGTGGCGTTACGCGTACTGAAAACACCGTAAATTTCCAGTTATGGAATGCCGATGATTATGAACATCGTTTGAAACCAGGAAAATTGGCACACATTATTGAACTCTCCGAAACAAAACTGAATATCGGAGATCACGAGATTGAAGTAGAATATCAAAGTGGTACAATTGGAAAATACGGATTAGCGTTCAATGGTACGAATTTCGTCTTAACGAACAAAACCACAGCTTGTCTGGCACAAGATGCCTGTGGCATCCCCAATCCATTGCAAGTAGTCAGTTCAAATTCAAACAGTTGCACACCAGGATCTGGTTGTTGTTAA
- a CDS encoding SDR family NAD(P)-dependent oxidoreductase has protein sequence METQKVWLVTGASKGLGLSLVKKLLQEGFRVIATSRNTQPLIKEIGAISNLFLPIEVNLSDNEDVKKAIATSIAHFGQLDVVVNNAGFGQIGTIEELTDGESRSSFDINVFGTLNIIRNVMPHLRQNKSGHIFNIASIGGYSGGFAGWGIYCATKFAVAGLTESLAEEVKGFGIKATVVYPGYFRTDFLAKGSVKTPQHTIADYEAARQSEQAHLNDIDGNQPNDPEKAADVLIAISKTENPPVHLFLGSDAYDVVYKKMDFITHDVEQWKSYTLSTAL, from the coding sequence ATGGAAACACAAAAAGTATGGTTAGTAACAGGAGCCTCGAAAGGTTTAGGCTTATCATTAGTAAAAAAATTACTACAAGAGGGATTTCGGGTAATTGCAACATCACGGAACACGCAACCATTAATCAAAGAAATCGGCGCTATATCGAATCTATTCCTTCCGATAGAAGTAAACTTATCCGATAACGAGGATGTAAAAAAAGCAATTGCAACAAGTATCGCACATTTTGGGCAACTGGATGTTGTTGTCAACAATGCGGGCTTTGGACAGATAGGCACCATAGAAGAACTAACGGACGGGGAATCAAGAAGCAGTTTTGACATCAATGTCTTTGGCACCTTGAATATCATTCGAAACGTAATGCCCCATTTACGTCAAAATAAATCGGGACATATTTTCAATATCGCTTCAATAGGTGGTTATTCAGGTGGATTTGCAGGTTGGGGTATTTATTGTGCCACAAAATTTGCTGTTGCAGGTTTAACAGAAAGTTTAGCTGAAGAAGTAAAAGGTTTCGGAATAAAAGCAACGGTTGTCTATCCGGGATATTTTCGCACCGATTTCCTTGCTAAAGGATCGGTCAAAACACCGCAGCATACCATAGCAGATTACGAAGCAGCCCGCCAATCTGAACAAGCACACTTGAATGACATTGATGGCAATCAGCCCAATGATCCCGAAAAAGCGGCCGATGTACTAATCGCGATAAGCAAAACAGAAAATCCACCGGTGCATTTGTTCTTAGGTAGTGATGCCTATGACGTCGTCTACAAAAAAATGGATTTCATCACCCATGATGTTGAACAATGGAAAAGTTATACCCTCTCAACCGCATTGTAG
- a CDS encoding M56 family metallopeptidase, whose translation MENQLYFIWSSIAMTIFYMFYQLVLKRETFFLWNRIYLLATLCLAMMLPLLNLSALFGLPQMVLMEIPLSFIAKDKLVSVSEIQIHLFSVLYWTGVSCSAIWLVIKLAVIKNQLHSQEIGRAFSFWRTKVIDPDLSDFDAINAHEEVHVKQLHTLDIIFVELIAVFFWFNPLIYCYRKSLKFVHEYLADEHAVKYAGSTKQYAMTLFLKSFKVGPVLTNTFYNPSLLEARIRMLQCKKSSVKHLWKYIGLVPMAALVVVLCSWKISNFSAMDSDSRVQPAIFPGGVDAFSSFLIQNSKKVSNERGKVAVSFIVEANGEVTHEKVENGLSPIVDSEALRIISLSPNWQPAVQNGLRVRSLYHMNINFNPDNQ comes from the coding sequence GTGGAAAACCAGCTCTACTTCATTTGGTCGAGTATCGCGATGACCATTTTTTATATGTTTTATCAATTGGTGCTCAAACGTGAGACTTTCTTTTTATGGAATCGAATTTATTTGTTAGCAACACTTTGTTTGGCGATGATGCTCCCATTGCTGAACCTTTCAGCGCTTTTTGGCTTACCACAAATGGTGCTGATGGAAATTCCTTTATCTTTTATTGCTAAAGATAAGCTGGTTTCTGTCTCGGAGATACAAATTCACCTGTTTTCTGTTTTATACTGGACTGGCGTTAGCTGCAGTGCTATATGGCTGGTCATAAAACTTGCTGTTATAAAAAATCAATTGCATTCGCAGGAGATCGGTAGAGCATTTTCATTCTGGAGAACTAAAGTTATTGATCCAGATCTATCGGATTTTGACGCAATAAATGCGCATGAAGAGGTTCATGTTAAACAGTTACATACACTGGATATCATTTTTGTCGAATTGATTGCCGTATTTTTTTGGTTCAACCCGCTCATATATTGTTATCGTAAGAGTCTTAAGTTTGTTCATGAATATCTCGCGGATGAACATGCTGTCAAATATGCCGGCAGCACTAAGCAATATGCAATGACTCTTTTTCTGAAATCTTTTAAAGTTGGACCGGTGCTGACGAATACTTTTTATAATCCTTCCTTACTGGAAGCCCGGATCAGGATGCTTCAGTGCAAGAAGTCCAGCGTTAAACACTTATGGAAATACATTGGGCTTGTGCCTATGGCCGCGCTTGTTGTGGTACTATGTTCGTGGAAGATTTCAAATTTTAGTGCGATGGATTCGGACAGTAGGGTGCAGCCTGCTATTTTTCCTGGCGGGGTTGACGCTTTTAGTAGTTTTTTGATTCAGAATTCAAAAAAGGTCTCAAATGAAAGGGGAAAAGTAGCAGTGAGTTTCATTGTCGAAGCTAATGGTGAAGTGACCCATGAAAAAGTTGAAAATGGATTAAGTCCTATAGTGGACAGCGAGGCCCTGCGTATTATTTCTTTAAGTCCGAACTGGCAACCAGCAGTCCAAAATGGTCTTCGTGTTCGATCTCTTTATCATATGAATATAAATTTTAATCCTGATAATCAGTAG
- a CDS encoding MazG-like protein codes for MEKDNFDEIIRRSITIRKKYHELEMTHHGSEWTVEEDALAYLTDAGLVGRDIMSQQLRWPKVGSEAELEHKLGENIWWLIVLAERSGIDIKDAVHNFLDKTETVLK; via the coding sequence ATGGAAAAAGATAATTTTGACGAAATAATTCGTCGCTCAATAACTATCAGGAAAAAATACCACGAGTTGGAGATGACCCATCATGGCAGCGAATGGACTGTGGAAGAAGATGCTTTAGCTTATTTAACTGATGCTGGGTTGGTCGGACGGGACATTATGTCGCAACAACTACGCTGGCCAAAAGTGGGATCGGAAGCTGAGCTGGAACATAAACTAGGGGAAAATATATGGTGGTTAATCGTATTGGCAGAAAGATCGGGCATTGATATTAAAGATGCTGTTCATAATTTTCTGGACAAAACAGAAACAGTATTAAAATAA
- a CDS encoding outer membrane beta-barrel family protein — MSAHAQERKNNVFGAVVNEKNIFIPYAQVSLKNSLDSNTVKTVLADSLGNFGFAIASGKYLIEVKSMGYRSAYTVTFEVTAVSSINLGSIALQIEPTQLGVVTVDAKLPFIERRADKVIVNLNGLGSGAPLMEVMNQLPGVTVDASDLISLNGKSVQIYIDGKVSALSADALSGLLKGISSAAIEKVELISQPSAKYDAAGNGAIINIIRKRSYKGGLDGNVYAGAGKGTYGKANGGVNLNYKGKGYNLLLNLDYNYNKYFYNTDIATNFLDDAGTVVGESISKMKSTRAIANYTPNLGMDFYLSKRTTLSASVKPGFQTSWRDGVAHIEEVDVIAKSKSLSVFSNDVAVYAGNFSTGLRLQHQIDTAGRDLTMDLDYYRYANYNDQNNRTVSFDPFDDQPSVIAQDRILHVYAFKTDYVQPLGKGRQFEMGMKTSFVFSDNSNDFREGASHQNDLFDYQENISALYLTYGATGEKFSYQLGIRGEYTYGQGEEQSGKNSFNKNYFNPFPSVHVDYKLTKNHNLSLGINKRIERPGYESLNPLIRIINSNNLQQGNPALRPVLAYNADLWYGYKNAFYAGVTYSYSVDDFTNITVPVEDVVVTTLPGNADHAGYFTLQAMYGKQVLPWWYTSSNAILSKRPFKGEFDGILLQTDGRYSISATSYNSFLLHKNFSFLFLFNYRGKSVERNISNEAFAYLTVGVRQQFLKKRASVQLNVMDVFNSYKNKFQQNSGPIQQNWRNHIETRMVKLNLTYSFGGSIKNTKKVNAAEDEKNRSVVREN; from the coding sequence ATGTCTGCTCATGCACAGGAAAGAAAGAATAATGTGTTTGGAGCTGTTGTTAATGAAAAGAATATATTTATACCTTATGCTCAGGTTAGTTTAAAAAATAGTCTTGATTCAAACACGGTAAAGACGGTATTGGCAGATAGTTTGGGAAATTTTGGTTTTGCAATCGCATCTGGTAAATATTTGATTGAAGTGAAGAGCATGGGTTATAGGTCAGCTTATACTGTAACTTTTGAAGTTACTGCGGTATCGAGTATAAACCTAGGGAGTATTGCACTCCAAATTGAACCGACACAGTTAGGTGTTGTGACGGTTGATGCAAAGCTTCCTTTTATCGAAAGGAGGGCAGATAAAGTGATCGTCAATCTGAATGGTCTTGGTTCCGGAGCTCCATTAATGGAGGTTATGAATCAGTTGCCGGGGGTTACTGTTGATGCATCAGACCTAATTAGTCTAAACGGCAAATCGGTTCAGATTTATATTGATGGTAAAGTGAGCGCACTTTCGGCAGATGCATTGTCTGGTCTGCTGAAGGGTATTTCTTCGGCAGCAATTGAAAAAGTTGAATTGATTAGTCAACCTTCTGCTAAATATGATGCGGCCGGAAATGGTGCCATCATCAACATCATCCGAAAACGTAGTTACAAAGGCGGTCTAGATGGTAATGTTTATGCAGGAGCTGGGAAAGGGACTTATGGAAAAGCGAATGGTGGTGTCAATCTCAATTATAAAGGAAAAGGTTATAATCTGCTGCTGAATCTGGATTATAATTACAATAAGTATTTTTACAACACGGACATTGCAACCAATTTTTTAGATGATGCGGGGACAGTTGTTGGGGAGTCGATATCGAAAATGAAGAGCACGAGGGCTATTGCCAACTACACACCCAACTTGGGAATGGATTTTTATTTATCCAAGCGTACTACTTTATCTGCCTCTGTTAAGCCTGGTTTTCAAACATCGTGGCGGGATGGAGTAGCGCATATTGAAGAAGTGGATGTTATTGCTAAAAGTAAGTCACTTTCTGTGTTTAGCAACGACGTTGCTGTTTATGCAGGTAACTTTTCGACCGGACTGCGTCTGCAACATCAGATCGATACTGCGGGAAGGGATCTAACAATGGATCTGGATTATTATCGCTATGCAAACTATAATGATCAAAATAATAGAACAGTTTCTTTCGATCCTTTCGATGATCAGCCGAGCGTGATTGCTCAAGATCGTATCCTTCATGTATATGCTTTTAAAACGGATTATGTACAGCCTTTGGGTAAAGGGCGTCAGTTCGAGATGGGAATGAAAACGAGTTTTGTGTTTTCCGACAATAGTAATGATTTCCGGGAAGGGGCAAGCCATCAGAACGATCTATTTGATTATCAGGAAAACATTTCGGCTCTCTACTTGACATATGGTGCTACTGGTGAAAAATTTTCATACCAACTGGGTATCAGGGGTGAGTATACGTATGGACAGGGAGAGGAGCAATCTGGAAAGAACAGCTTTAATAAAAATTACTTTAATCCTTTTCCGTCGGTTCACGTTGACTATAAGCTAACTAAAAATCATAATCTTAGTCTCGGGATCAATAAAAGGATTGAACGCCCTGGTTATGAAAGTTTAAATCCACTGATCCGGATCATTAACAGTAATAACCTGCAACAAGGAAATCCTGCATTACGACCTGTACTGGCTTATAATGCTGACTTGTGGTACGGGTACAAAAATGCGTTTTACGCAGGTGTTACTTACAGTTACAGTGTAGATGATTTTACCAATATAACTGTGCCAGTGGAAGATGTTGTAGTCACAACATTACCGGGAAATGCGGATCATGCAGGTTACTTTACGCTTCAGGCGATGTATGGCAAGCAGGTATTACCGTGGTGGTACACCAGTTCTAATGCGATCTTGTCGAAGCGCCCGTTTAAAGGAGAGTTTGATGGTATTTTGCTTCAGACTGATGGCCGTTATAGCATCTCCGCCACTTCTTATAATAGTTTTTTGCTTCATAAAAACTTCTCTTTTTTATTCCTTTTTAATTATCGAGGTAAAAGTGTGGAACGAAACATCAGCAATGAAGCTTTTGCTTATTTAACAGTAGGAGTAAGGCAACAGTTTCTAAAGAAACGTGCTTCTGTGCAACTTAATGTGATGGATGTTTTTAATTCATATAAGAATAAGTTCCAACAAAATAGTGGGCCAATACAGCAGAACTGGCGTAATCATATTGAAACGCGTATGGTGAAACTGAATCTTACTTATAGTTTTGGAGGTTCGATTAAAAATACGAAGAAAGTGAATGCTGCTGAAGATGAGAAAAACCGAAGTGTGGTACGTGAAAATTAA
- a CDS encoding ArsR/SmtB family transcription factor, translating into MGATKTVHFTEQQNHIANIAKALGHPARIAIIEYLLKVNACICSDIVDELPLAQSTISQHLKELKNAGLIKGNIEGTSICYCIDEKTFGILKAYFGNIILSVNNQKCC; encoded by the coding sequence ATGGGTGCTACAAAAACAGTTCACTTTACAGAACAGCAAAATCATATCGCCAACATTGCGAAAGCACTTGGTCACCCTGCTCGTATTGCCATTATCGAATACCTATTGAAAGTAAATGCCTGTATCTGTAGTGATATTGTTGATGAATTACCACTGGCACAATCCACAATCTCACAGCATCTAAAAGAACTAAAAAATGCGGGATTAATAAAAGGGAATATCGAAGGAACATCCATCTGTTACTGCATTGATGAAAAAACTTTCGGGATCCTAAAAGCCTATTTTGGTAACATTATTCTATCTGTAAACAATCAAAAATGTTGCTAG